GTTTATCAAAACCATTAAATCTTTTCCATTGAAAAAATTACTATACATTTCATTGTTAATAAGTTCAGTTATTCACGCGCAAAACAAAAGTTTATTTTGGGAAATATCAGGCAATGGTTTAACCAAAAACTCCTATTTGTACGGAACGATGCATGTTAATGAAAAAGTTTCTTTTCATTTATCTGATTCTTTCTTTAAGAATCTTCTTGGATCTGATATTGTTGCGAATGAAAGTAATCCTGAAACCTGGGGAGAACTTAATGATCTGATGAAAAACAATGATTATAATCTTTATTCAAAATTCTATACAGCGTTTTATTTATTTCCTGCAAGCAAGGAGACTATCAAAGATATTTTTACCAATGATAATAGTAAATACTTTAAAAATATGTTGTCCGGAGCAGAAGGAGATCAAGCCGATTTTCAGGAGAATACTGTTCTGGATATGTTTATTTTTCAAACCGGAAAAAAATATAAAAAAAGAATTGCAGGACTAGAAAATGCAAAACAATCCATGATTTCCATTCTTGAAGTAATAGATGATGAAGCAAAACCAAAAGATGAGAATAAAATTGCTTTAATGAAGATCCTGAAAAACAGAAATCCAACAGAAGTTCTCAAAGAGTATTACCGAGAAAAAGACATTGTAATGCTGGACTCTATTTATAAATTACTTTTCTCAAAAAAAGCGCACGATGCACTGATTGTAAACCGAAATAAAGTAATGACCAAAAGCATTGATTCTATTGCCAAAACAGGAAGTTTGTTTTCTGCTGTTGGAGCAGCTCATTTGGGCGGAAACGAGGGTATCATCGAGCTTTTAAGACAAAAAGGATACAACGTAAAACCCATAATAGATAACTTTACTGAAACGGGAAAGAACCAGAAAAAAACAATCGAAGCTTATTTTCCAAATCCTAATTTTACTATTACTTCTACAAAAGATAAAATGCTGCAATTGCCGTTGTATAAAACGACAATCGAAGATAATGTAAGCTTAGGATCTCCGGATTTTACAAATGGCGGTGCTATAACAATTAAACGCATTCCTTTAAACTTTTTCCTAAAAAACACTGATAGCCAATATCAGGCAAAATCTTTAGACAGTCTCTTTTTTGAAAAAATTGCGGGAGATATTCTTGAGAAAAGTTACTTCGAACAACCAAACTATTCTGGATATGATATAAAAAATGTGACTAAAACCGGAAATAGTCAGCATTCAAAATTTTTCATCACTCCATTAGAAATCATTTCTGTTTCGATGACCGGGCCTGCAAATTACGTTCGTCAATATGAAAATGAAGTCTTTAACAATATTAAAGTAAAGCCTTTTAAAAATGAATGGGAAAAAGTAAAACCTCTGAAAGGCGGTTTTGAAGTAGAGATTCCGTCTTTTAATTTTGTTTTTGGAAATGGTACCGAAAAAGAAACAGATATCGATATTCAGGCTTATGACAATCAGGAAAAGAGTTATTATTTTTTAAGAGAGAAAACACTAAATGATACCGAAAGCTTAGAGGACTCTGAATACGAACAAAAACAAATCCATTATCAGTTCTACTTACAACAAGATCAGGATTCGACGACAGTAGACTACAATAAAGCTGAAAATTCAGTTGTTTCTTCTTCGAAAATTGGAAATCGCAATATGAAGCTAAAAACAATTATTGCCGGAAATAAATATTACTTATTGGGAACCGTTAATTCTTCTGAAGCAAATACAAATCGATTTTTTAAATCGTTTACCGTTACGCCTTTTAATTACAGATCAAAGACCAAAATATTTAAGGATTCAATAGCAAATTATAAAATCGAAATTCCTGAAAAAGAAAATGAAAATTTATTTTTAAAACTAAAAACAAAGCAATATCAATCTAAAAATATTTTTGGAGCATCTACCAAATTTCAGGTTTTTAATTCTGAAGCTGATCGAAAATTCAATCTGAGATATTACAAATACCCAAAATATCAGGAAAATCAGCCTATCGATACAGTTCAAAAAATGCTTACAAAACAATTTTTAAACCAATACGAAACAGATTCTGAAGAAAACTACTATGAAGATGGAAATGAAAATTATGAAACTTCGACCTCTTTGCTTAATCCTGAATTGTTTGTAAAAAAGGGATTTTCGGGATCTCAATGGAACAAACTTCTTCTGAACAAAAAAGATAATTACGAATTTTTAAATAACAGCACCATATTTAATAAAGAAAACGACAGTTATGTTATTGAAGCATTGGTTTCTAAACCTAATGCAACACAAGCTATTAAATACAAAGCATTGTATAAAAACAACACTTATTATTTACTAAACACTTTGGTTGACAGGAATTACAAAAATGATGATCCTGCAATCGAAAAAACTTTTGGTTCATTGGATTTTATTGAAAATATTAAAAGTAAAACCAATGAAAATAAAATCAGTCTTTTTATAGAAGATGCTAAAAGCACGAAAGACACTATTCGTTACTCAGCCTTGAACTCTATAAAAAATCTTGACATTTCAAAAAGTGATTTCGAAGTTGTGACAAACTTTATCAATACTTTCAATTTTAAAGAAAGCGAAACTGATGCTATAACGTCACTTTTAGAAAAAATAGGAAAAACAGATGACGAAAGAGTTATTCCGTTTCTTGAAAATTACTACAAAAAGGAATCAATAAAAACAGATGTACAGATTAGTATTTTAAAAAGTATTTCATATCAAAAAACAAAAGCTGCATATAAAAAAATTAAGGAATTACTGGAATTCGACCTTCCTATTCCGGATAATCAATACGAAATTGGCAGTCTTTTTTATACATTTATAAACGATGCAGAAAACAGTAAGGAATTATTTCCTGAAATTTTTCAGTATTACAGCATAAAAGAATATCATAATCCGATTATTAATTTTTGCAATACTCTTTTTGAGAAAAAATTAATTTCAGTAAACAAACTAAAAGCATTCAAAAAAATAATTCTTACCAACACAAAGTTAGAATACAAAAGAGTAGCAAGCTGGAATCAAAAAAACAAAATTAATGACAAGACCGAAGAAAATGAAAACGAAATAATTGCTTTTACAGACACTACAGCATCATTAGACGATTTAATCAATTATACCACTTTAGTATATAATTACATTGATGACAGTGCTGTAAAAGAGATTCTGAAAAAAATAAAAAATCTTGACATCCCTGAATTAAATATAGAACTGGCCAGATTAGGCATTACTCATAATGACTTATCATCCTCTGAAATTACTGGATTTTTAAATGATCCCAAAACACAATTTGCTGCTATAAATTTACTTTCAAATCAAAACAGAAAAGATTTAATACATTTTACAGATGACGAGATTTCAAAAGCTGCCGTAATCAATTTTCAAGATCTTTCAAAAAAAGACTCGATTTCTTTACTGGAAAAGAAAATTGTTGAGAAAAACGGAAAAGAAATCTCACTCTATTTCTATAAAAT
The sequence above is drawn from the Flavobacterium sp. N2038 genome and encodes:
- a CDS encoding TraB/GumN family protein yields the protein MKKLLYISLLISSVIHAQNKSLFWEISGNGLTKNSYLYGTMHVNEKVSFHLSDSFFKNLLGSDIVANESNPETWGELNDLMKNNDYNLYSKFYTAFYLFPASKETIKDIFTNDNSKYFKNMLSGAEGDQADFQENTVLDMFIFQTGKKYKKRIAGLENAKQSMISILEVIDDEAKPKDENKIALMKILKNRNPTEVLKEYYREKDIVMLDSIYKLLFSKKAHDALIVNRNKVMTKSIDSIAKTGSLFSAVGAAHLGGNEGIIELLRQKGYNVKPIIDNFTETGKNQKKTIEAYFPNPNFTITSTKDKMLQLPLYKTTIEDNVSLGSPDFTNGGAITIKRIPLNFFLKNTDSQYQAKSLDSLFFEKIAGDILEKSYFEQPNYSGYDIKNVTKTGNSQHSKFFITPLEIISVSMTGPANYVRQYENEVFNNIKVKPFKNEWEKVKPLKGGFEVEIPSFNFVFGNGTEKETDIDIQAYDNQEKSYYFLREKTLNDTESLEDSEYEQKQIHYQFYLQQDQDSTTVDYNKAENSVVSSSKIGNRNMKLKTIIAGNKYYLLGTVNSSEANTNRFFKSFTVTPFNYRSKTKIFKDSIANYKIEIPEKENENLFLKLKTKQYQSKNIFGASTKFQVFNSEADRKFNLRYYKYPKYQENQPIDTVQKMLTKQFLNQYETDSEENYYEDGNENYETSTSLLNPELFVKKGFSGSQWNKLLLNKKDNYEFLNNSTIFNKENDSYVIEALVSKPNATQAIKYKALYKNNTYYLLNTLVDRNYKNDDPAIEKTFGSLDFIENIKSKTNENKISLFIEDAKSTKDTIRYSALNSIKNLDISKSDFEVVTNFINTFNFKESETDAITSLLEKIGKTDDERVIPFLENYYKKESIKTDVQISILKSISYQKTKAAYKKIKELLEFDLPIPDNQYEIGSLFYTFINDAENSKELFPEIFQYYSIKEYHNPIINFCNTLFEKKLISVNKLKAFKKIILTNTKLEYKRVASWNQKNKINDKTEENENEIIAFTDTTASLDDLINYTTLVYNYIDDSAVKEILKKIKNLDIPELNIELARLGITHNDLSSSEITGFLNDPKTQFAAINLLSNQNRKDLIHFTDDEISKAAVINFQDLSKKDSISLLEKKIVEKNGKEISLYFYKIKRKNKEIDVAKSQLYTIGFINENGKINPLAYKAINLKQINDGDEDLDKKYKLVIAEFLNSEHLRASFEKEKENNDTILDEY